The genomic segment CCGGCTGGTGCGGCCCAGTTCGGTCACCCACGGCACCGACACCGACCAGCGCTCGGTCGCGCTCGGCCTCCGGCCCGCCGGCGACGGCCGCCTCGAGCTGCGCGTGCCCGCCCAAGCCGGGATCGCGCCGTCCGGCTGGTACATGCTCTTCCTGGTCGACGACCGCGGCCGCCCGTCGGTGGCCCGCTGGGTCCGGGTGCGGTGATGCCCCGCCGGGTGAGAATGTCCCTTCTGCTGGCGGGTTCGCTGATCGGCCTGGGCACGGTGGCGGTGGCCGCGGGGGCCCGCGAGCGCGACCCCGAGCTGCACATCCCGCTGCCGCCACGGTCGGTGAGCCCGCACCTCTACGCCGACCCCAACGGCGCGGCCACCGTCGCCGTGCGCGCCCTGGAACAGGCCGGGCGGCGGGGCGAGGCGACGATCCTGCGCCGCATCGCCGACCAGCCGACCTCGGTCTGGTTCACCGACGGCGCACCCGGCTACGTCGAACGGGCGCGCCGGCTGGTCGCCGCGGCCGCCGCCGCCCGGCGCACCCCGGTGCTGACGCTTTACAACATTCCGCACCGGGACTGCTCGGGGCATTCGGCGGGCGGCGCAGCCAGTGCCGCCGCCTATCGGGGGTGGGTGAACGCGCTGGCCGGGGCCCTGCGCGGGCACCGCACCATCGTCGTGCTGGAACCCGACGCGGTGGCGCAGGCCGTACGGGGGTGCCTGTCGGCGGCCCACGCGGCCGAGCGCTACGGGTTGCTGCGGCACGCGGTGGC from the Paractinoplanes abujensis genome contains:
- a CDS encoding glycoside hydrolase family 6 protein, which codes for MSLLLAGSLIGLGTVAVAAGARERDPELHIPLPPRSVSPHLYADPNGAATVAVRALEQAGRRGEATILRRIADQPTSVWFTDGAPGYVERARRLVAAAAAARRTPVLTLYNIPHRDCSGHSAGGAASAAAYRGWVNALAGALRGHRTIVVLEPDAVAQAVRGCLSAAHAAERYGLLRHAVAALRKTAPGARVYVDGGNPTWIPAAQLGPALRSAGVGTAAGFALNVANFETTADNVAYGNAVSRSLGGKHFVVDTSRNGNGPAQRGAGDRHWCNPPGRRLGPAPTLRTGHALVDAYLWVKRPGESDGACGPGQPPAGQWFPAYALALAK